One Halobacterium wangiae genomic window, GCGGTCGATGACCGCGAGTTCGCCGGGGACGGGGATGTCGAGGACGGTGTCCTCCTGGGGGATCTCGAAGCGGCCGTGGTCGACGCCCGTGTTCGTGAACGCGGGTTCGAGGCGCTCCTTCGGGATGGCCTCGGGGAACGCGTTCGCACCCTTCAGCGCGTCGCCGCAGGCGATGTGTCCCGCCTCCTCCTCGGTCTTCCGCTCCACGACGGCGACGTCGTAGCCTTCCCTGGCGAGGGTCGCGGCCGTGTAGCAGCCCGACGTGCCGGCCCCGACGACGGCGACGTCGTACTCGTAGGTAGTCATACTCGCGAGTTGACGCCCCCGAGGAAAACTCTTTATGCACTAATCCGTCGGCTGGGGGAGGACACGGACGAATAAAGAGTTTTACCCGGCGTCGTGCAACCCGAAGCTATGACCGACTACACCGTGGAGTTCGTCGGGACCGGCGAGGAGATTCAGGTCTCCGACACTGAGACCGTCCTGAAGGCGTGCCTCCGGGAGGGTATCGCCCAGGAGTACTCCTGCCGCGTCGGCATGTGTCTCGCCTGTTCCGCCAAGATCGAGGAGGGCGAGGTCACCCAGCCGGCGGCCCGCGGCCTCACCGACGAGGAGGCCGAGGCGTACGCGCTCACCTGCATGGCGCGCCCCCAGTCCGACCTGAAACTCGACCGCGGGAAGTACCCGCCGAGCATCGAACAGGACGCCGCCGAGGCCGACGCTGCGGCAGCGGACGACGACTGATTCTGTACTCGTACCCGGGAGCTACGCGGAGGACACCGCGCAGTTGTTCGGCCCCCGCTCCAGTTCCAGCGTCTCCGCGCTGATTTCCCGTTCCCCCAGGTTCACCGCGACGATGTCCGCGTAGTTCGCGGGCCGCGGCGGGAGGTCCGTCGTGAGTCGCTCGACGAACGCGTCCTCGTCGAGTTCCGCGAGTCCGAGGCGCTCTCGGACCGCTCCCAGGGGTCGCGTGAACCCTCGCTCCCCCGGGCGCGTGGTCGCCTCGACGTGTCCCGGGAGCACGCGCGTCTCGTCGCCGTAGGCGAACACGACGTCCCGGAGCGTCTGGTACTGCCGGCTGGCGAGCTCGCGAGCGCGGTCCTCGTCCTCCAGGTCGGGCCGGCCGACGCCGTCGAGGAACAGACAGTCCGCGGTCAGCAGGTCCTCGCCCCACTCGAGGACGACGAGTTCGGTCGTGTGGCCGGGTGCGTGCTCGACGACCAGTTCCCGGTCGCCCACCGCGAGCACGTCGCCGTCGCCGACGAGCGTCGCGTCGTAGTCGAGACCGCGGTCGGTCGCTCCCTCGGGGAGCACGCGCTCGGCGCCGGTCTCCTCGGCCACCGCGCGGACACCCGAGACGTGGTCGGCGTGGACGTGGGTGTCCACCGCGTACCGGAGGTCGAGGTCGCGTTCGCGAGCGTCGGCGGCGTACCGCCCGGCGGCCGCAGCGAGCGGGTCCACGACCGCGGCCTCCTCGCCGTCCGCCAGGAGGTAGGAGAGACAGCCACTCGACGGGCGCTCGTACTGGACGACGCCGTCCCCGAGGTCGTGGCTCACGACGAGGTCGGCCCACGCCTCCATCCCACCCTCGAGGTTCGCCGCGTCGACGCCCGACTCCCGGAGCGAGTCGGCGACCTCGTCGCTGGACTCCCCGACGGCGCAGACGGCGACGACGGGTTCCGAGAGCGTCTCGGGGAGGAGGTCCGCGGGGTCACCGGTGACCTGCGCGGAGACGAACTCCATGTACGGGACGTGTGCGGCGGTCACGTCCGGGCCGTCGACGTGCCAGGCCTCGAACTCGTCGCGGTTGCGCACGTCGAGGACGCTCGCGTCGCCGCGTCGGATGCGGTCGTACAGTTCTCGCGGCGAGACGGACGTCGTGGTCATACCGGGAGTACACGCTCGCGTGCCAAAAACTCACGTTCGCCGCTCGCGTACGTCGCGGTATGGACGCCGACAACTTCCGCGACAGCGTCGAGGCAGCCAACGCGACGCAACTCGACCGCCTCGGTTCCTCGAAGCGCCTGGTCGCCATCACGGGCGCGGACCTCTCCGAGGAGACGGTGCTCCGCGCGGCCGCCGCCAGCGAGGCCGCGGCCACCGAGGTGTTCGAGGCGTGGGCCGCCGACAGCGACGGCGACGCGGCGGAGACGTTCGAGTCGTTCGCGGCGCACGAGCGCGACCACTACGACCGCGTCACGGCGGAACTCGGCGACGAAGTCGCAGCCGAGTCGGGCGCCGTCCACGACTACCTCCGCGAGCAGGACGACGCCGTCTCGCGTGCCGGCGCCACCGTCGGCCGCGGCCTCGTCGCCACTCGCACGCTCACGCAGTTCGTCGGCTACTTCGTCAACGCGGCCGACGAGGCCCGCGCGGACCTGTTCCGCGAGTTGAAGCGCGAGACGAGCGAGGACACCGACGCAGCGGTCGAACTGCTGGCAGCGACCTGCGAGAGCGACGAGGACTGGGAGCGCGCGGAAGCCGCCGCCACTGGCGCCGTCGACGCCGCCTACGAGGAGTACGTAGCCGCGCTGGAGGGGATGGGCGTGAACGCGAAGTCGGTCTGTTAGCACCGGGACTTTTGCTGGTCCGCCTCGGGGGTGTACTGTGCGTCTCGTACTCCGCCTGGTCGACCGGACGCTCGCGCTGAGCCTCGCGTTCGCCCCGCTCGTCCAACTGCTCTCCCGGTCGACGCTCGGGCCCTCGGTCGCTGTCCTCGCCGGTGGGTTACTCTCGTTGCTCGTCGCCGCCCTCGTCGTCCACTACTCGCCAGACTGCCGCAGTGGCGACGCGTGGCGGTTCGGCGGGTACACGTTCGTCGGCCTCCTCGCCGTCTCGCTGGTGGCACGCCACGGCGCGTCGTTCGAACTGGGTGACGCGCTGGCGCTCGGAGTGCTCGCGTGGCTGGTCGTCGCTGCCGGGGCACGCTGGCTCGTCGGGCGTCGCCGCGCCGGGACTTCGGCGTGACCACCGACGCCACGAGGCACCACCGGCGACGCAAGGCCTTTCTCCGCGCTCGCGCTACGTGGGGGTATGGCCTTCAACCCGATGGACTCCTCGATGGACCAGGAGGCGGTCGACGACATCGTCGACGCCGCGATCGCGAACAACGAGGTCGTCCTCTTCATGAAAGGGGACGCGAGGATGCCCCAGTGTGGCTTCTCGGACCGCGCCGTCGAACTGATCTCCCAGTACCGCCCGGACGTCCACACGGTGGACACGCTCCAGAGCCTCGACGAGTTCCGCGTCGCTCTCGAGGAGCACAGCGGCTGGGAGACCATCCCCCAGACGTTCGTCGACGGCGAGTTCGTCGGCGGCAGCGACATCCTGGCCGAACTGGAGGAGCGCGGCGAACTCGGCGACGAACTCAAAGCGGAGAACGCAGCACCGGTCGAGGACGACGGCCTCGACGACGAGATCCAGTCGCCGTTCTAGCTGCTGTAGCGGTGCAGTACTGGTAGCATTCGCGCCGGAGGCGCGATTCACTGCGCGAACGAGCGTAGCGAGTGAGCGCAGGACGTTTTTAGCGTAGCTTTTTGCAAGCCGAGCGGGACCGGAGGTCCCGCTGGCCGTGCGAACGGCGCGAAGCGCCGTGAGCAGACGGGGGTCGCCGCAGGCGACCCCCCGCAGTAAAAAGGTACGTTAGTAGATCAGTTCGTCGTCCTTCTCGACCATGTAGACGGTGCGGGCGCAGATGTTCACCGCGTGGTCGCCGACGCGTTCGAGGTCGCGGATGGTGAGCAGGAGGCGGGAGACGTCCTGCATGAGCGCCTCGACTTCTGCTTCCTCGGTCTCGTCGTCGATCTCGGTCTCGATGAGGTCCCGCATCACGGTGTTGGAGGCGGCCCGACAGCGGTCGTCGAGGTCGTCGTCGCTGGCCGCGATGGCGTAGCACGCGTCGATGTCCTCGGCCGCGTAGGCGTCCATCGCGTCCTCGACCATCTGGACGGTCGTGTCGCCGATGGACTGGATGTCGACCTCGGGGAACATGTCGCGGCGGGCGTCGAGGGTGTGTTCGGCGAGGTTCACAGCGAGGTCGCCGATGCGTTCGAGGTCGGTGATGATCTTGAACGAGGACGCGATGAGTCGGAGGTCGCCCGCGACCGGCTGCTGGAGTGCGAGCAGGTCGATACAGTCCTCCTCGAGGTCGAGGTAGAGTTGGTTGACCTCGTCGTCGCCGTCGATGACGTCCCACGCAGTGTCGCTGTCCTTCTGTTCCATCGATTCGAGTGCGAGCCGGAGGCGGTCCGTGACGACCTCGCTCATGTATAGGACGTCGCTCTGAAGGGCCTCCAGTTTGTCCTGATAGCTCTGTCTTGCCATGTGTATTTATCCGAACTTGCCGGTAATGTAATCTTCGACGCGCTGGCTCTCCGGGTTCTCGAAGATCTGGTCGGTGTCCCCGAACTCGACGAGTTCGCCGCCGGTGAGGAAGACGGCGGTCTTGTCGGAGATGCGGGCGGCCTGCTGCATGTTGTGGGTGACGATGACGACCGTGTAGTCCTCGGCGAGTTCCTCGATGAGGTCCTCGACCTGGCTCGTCGCGACGGGGTCGAGTGCGCTCGCTGGCTCGTCCATGAGGATGACCTCGGGGTCGACGGCGATGGCGCGAGCGATGCAGAGGCGCTGCTGTTGCCCGCCGGAGAGGTCGAGACCGGACTCGTCGAGGCGGTCCTCGACCTCGTCCCAGAGCGCCGCTCGCTTGAGGGATTGCTCGACGATCTCGTCGTAGTCGCCCTCGACGTTCTGGATCTCCAGGCCGTAGGCGACGTTGTCGTAGATGCTCTTCGGGAACGGGTTCGGCTCCTGGAACACCATGCCGACGCGGCGGCGGAGCGCGACGGGGTCGACGTCGGCGTCGTAGACGTTCTTCCCGCGGAGCGTCAGCTCGCCCTCGACGCGCGCCGAGGGGATGCGGTCGTTCATCCGGTTGATACACCGGAGGAATGTCGACTTCCCGCAGCCCGAGGGGCCGATGATGGCGGTCACCCGTTGCTCCGGGATGTCCATGTCGATGCTGTCGAGTGCGAGTTCGTCGCCGTAGTAGACGTTCAGGTCCCGGGAGCGGATGATGGGGTCGGGCGTCACCGCCGGCTGGTCGCGGGAGCTTGTCGCGCCCGCGACGTCGGTCTCGACGAGCATGTCGTCGTTCGTCGGGTCGGCGGTCGATGCGTCGGTGTCGGTGTCAGCGTTGTCGGTCATGCGTAATCACTCTCCGGTCTGGAACTTGTTCCGCAGCACGATCGCGATGGAGTTCATCGCCAGCAGGACGGCGACGAGCACCACGACGCCGGCCGGAACCACCTTCTCGTAGAACTCCGGTCCGGCGTAGAGGCTCGACCACGCGTACACCTGCAGGGGCATCGCGCTGGCCGCCTCCGAGATGCCGGTCGGGACCGAGAACTTGGTGTTGGGTGCGCCGATCATGATGAGCGGCGCCGTCTCGCCGATGGCGCGGCCGAGCGCGAGAATCGTCCCGGTGAGGATGCCTGAGAACGACCGCGGCAACACGACGGTCCTGACGGTCTGCCAGCGCGTCGCGCCCATGCCGAAGGACGCGGCGCGCATCTCCTCGGGCACCGCCCGGATGGCCTCCCGCGCGGAGATGATGACGATCGGGAGGATGAGCAGCCCCAGCGTCGCGCCGCCGATGAGCACCGTCCCGGGCGACTGGCCGAGGTAGGTGACGAACAGCGCGAGGCCGAGCAGCCCGTAGACGACCGACGGGACGCCCGCGAGGTTCGAGATGTTGACGTCGATGACGCGCGTGAACTTGTTGTCGGGCGCGTACTCTTCGAGGTAGACCGCGGCGCCGACGCCGACCGGGAACGAGAACACGGCGACGGTCAGCATCAGGAGGATGGAGCCGGCGATGGAGGGGTAGAAACCGGCCTCCTCGGCGGAGGAACTGTGCGGGCTGGTGAGGAACGCCCAGTCGATCCACGACTGGGGACCCGCGAACCCGAGCGCGTCGACGGCGATCGCGCCGACGAGCGCACCGACGACGACGGCCGCGGGCAGCAGCAGTCCGGCGCGCTCCGCCGGGCGGTTCACGGCGACGTTCACGGCGTACGCCAGCGGCAGGACGAGACCGACCGTGGCGACGACGGTGCCCGGAACCGGGTCGACGCCGACGAACGGTGCCACGACCCCGCCCGCGGCCGCCACCGCGAGGAAGGCGAGGGTGAGCAGGACGGTGGTACGTCGGCCGCGGTCGTGGGCGACGATTCGACCGCTGACGAAGGCGATGGGGAGGCCGAGGGTCCCAACGAGCATCAGCCACGGTGCAGGCGCGAAGGGGACGCCGGAGATGAGACCGAACAGGCCCGGAACGACCTGGATGTCGGTTACCGGGCCGGGGATACCGAACAGCGAGAGGTAGAACGCCGCCACGGTGACGACGAACTGCGCGGTGAAGGGGACACGGTGGTCGTACCTGACCACGGCGGCGGTGACCGCGGCGGGCACGGCGAGCGCGACGACGAACGCCAGCCACGTCAGCGGCGTGACGATGTCCACGAATATCATCGCGGCCCCGCCGCTGAACAGCAGCGAGACGACCACCAGTCCGATCGAGAGCGCGCCCGTGTTCAGGACGTCCTCGGGCTGGCGGTAGAGGTAGCCCGCGACTGCGAGCGTCGGCACGACCAGCGTCAGGAAGAACGTGAGGTGCCAGCCGGGGTCCGCCGTCAGCGGCTGGATGGCGTCGTTCGCGACGTAGGCGAGCAGGACGGTGACGAAGACGAGGCCGAACAGCGTCGCGCCCAGCAGGAGGTAGCGGAACACCACGCCCGTGGACCGGCTGACCCGGCCGAACCCCTCGGACTCCGTCTCTGTGTTCGTGGCCATCTCAGTACTCCTCCCGGTAGCGTTGTGCCACCACGTCGCTGACGATGTTCATCGCGAGCGTGATCACGAACAGCGTGATACCGATAGCGAACACGCTCTGCTGTGCGAGGCCGCCCCCGGTGACGTCGCCACCGATGAGTTTCACCATCGCCGCGGTCATCGGGAGCGCGCGTTCCGTGTAGGCCGCGGGGTTGATGAAGTTGAGCAACTGCGCGGTCGACCCGGACGCGATGGTGACGGCCATCGTCTCGCCGATGGCTCGCGAGAGCGCGAGGATGAACGAGGAGAAGATGCCCGAGAGCGCCGCCGGGACGACGACGCCGGTCGACACCTCGAACTTCGTCGCGCCCATCCCGTAGCCGGCCTGCCGGAGGTCCTCCGGGACCGCGGACATCGCGTCCTCGCTGATGGACGCGACCATTGGGATGATCATGATGCCGACGACGATGGCTGCCGA contains:
- a CDS encoding 2Fe-2S iron-sulfur cluster-binding protein, encoding MTDYTVEFVGTGEEIQVSDTETVLKACLREGIAQEYSCRVGMCLACSAKIEEGEVTQPAARGLTDEEAEAYALTCMARPQSDLKLDRGKYPPSIEQDAAEADAAAADDD
- a CDS encoding MBL fold metallo-hydrolase, with translation MTTTSVSPRELYDRIRRGDASVLDVRNRDEFEAWHVDGPDVTAAHVPYMEFVSAQVTGDPADLLPETLSEPVVAVCAVGESSDEVADSLRESGVDAANLEGGMEAWADLVVSHDLGDGVVQYERPSSGCLSYLLADGEEAAVVDPLAAAAGRYAADARERDLDLRYAVDTHVHADHVSGVRAVAEETGAERVLPEGATDRGLDYDATLVGDGDVLAVGDRELVVEHAPGHTTELVVLEWGEDLLTADCLFLDGVGRPDLEDEDRARELASRQYQTLRDVVFAYGDETRVLPGHVEATTRPGERGFTRPLGAVRERLGLAELDEDAFVERLTTDLPPRPANYADIVAVNLGEREISAETLELERGPNNCAVSSA
- a CDS encoding rubrerythrin family protein; its protein translation is MDADNFRDSVEAANATQLDRLGSSKRLVAITGADLSEETVLRAAAASEAAATEVFEAWAADSDGDAAETFESFAAHERDHYDRVTAELGDEVAAESGAVHDYLREQDDAVSRAGATVGRGLVATRTLTQFVGYFVNAADEARADLFRELKRETSEDTDAAVELLAATCESDEDWERAEAAATGAVDAAYEEYVAALEGMGVNAKSVC
- a CDS encoding glutaredoxin family protein gives rise to the protein MAFNPMDSSMDQEAVDDIVDAAIANNEVVLFMKGDARMPQCGFSDRAVELISQYRPDVHTVDTLQSLDEFRVALEEHSGWETIPQTFVDGEFVGGSDILAELEERGELGDELKAENAAPVEDDGLDDEIQSPF
- the phoU gene encoding phosphate signaling complex protein PhoU, which encodes MARQSYQDKLEALQSDVLYMSEVVTDRLRLALESMEQKDSDTAWDVIDGDDEVNQLYLDLEEDCIDLLALQQPVAGDLRLIASSFKIITDLERIGDLAVNLAEHTLDARRDMFPEVDIQSIGDTTVQMVEDAMDAYAAEDIDACYAIAASDDDLDDRCRAASNTVMRDLIETEIDDETEEAEVEALMQDVSRLLLTIRDLERVGDHAVNICARTVYMVEKDDELIY
- the pstB gene encoding phosphate ABC transporter ATP-binding protein PstB, with the translated sequence MLVETDVAGATSSRDQPAVTPDPIIRSRDLNVYYGDELALDSIDMDIPEQRVTAIIGPSGCGKSTFLRCINRMNDRIPSARVEGELTLRGKNVYDADVDPVALRRRVGMVFQEPNPFPKSIYDNVAYGLEIQNVEGDYDEIVEQSLKRAALWDEVEDRLDESGLDLSGGQQQRLCIARAIAVDPEVILMDEPASALDPVATSQVEDLIEELAEDYTVVIVTHNMQQAARISDKTAVFLTGGELVEFGDTDQIFENPESQRVEDYITGKFG
- the pstA gene encoding phosphate ABC transporter permease PstA, whose translation is MATNTETESEGFGRVSRSTGVVFRYLLLGATLFGLVFVTVLLAYVANDAIQPLTADPGWHLTFFLTLVVPTLAVAGYLYRQPEDVLNTGALSIGLVVVSLLFSGGAAMIFVDIVTPLTWLAFVVALAVPAAVTAAVVRYDHRVPFTAQFVVTVAAFYLSLFGIPGPVTDIQVVPGLFGLISGVPFAPAPWLMLVGTLGLPIAFVSGRIVAHDRGRRTTVLLTLAFLAVAAAGGVVAPFVGVDPVPGTVVATVGLVLPLAYAVNVAVNRPAERAGLLLPAAVVVGALVGAIAVDALGFAGPQSWIDWAFLTSPHSSSAEEAGFYPSIAGSILLMLTVAVFSFPVGVGAAVYLEEYAPDNKFTRVIDVNISNLAGVPSVVYGLLGLALFVTYLGQSPGTVLIGGATLGLLILPIVIISAREAIRAVPEEMRAASFGMGATRWQTVRTVVLPRSFSGILTGTILALGRAIGETAPLIMIGAPNTKFSVPTGISEAASAMPLQVYAWSSLYAGPEFYEKVVPAGVVVLVAVLLAMNSIAIVLRNKFQTGE